The Nitrospira sp. DNA segment GAGAAACGATCGTTCCTCACCAGCTTGTTGGCCGAGGGCTAGAGAAGTCGGAAGGAGCATACTCCAGAGAGCCATGGCTACCATTCCATAGGTGCAGACAATTCTCGCGAGGTGTTTACGAGAGAGCATCTTCCCTCCTTGATAGATAGGAGACTCCACTCCATCCCGATTCACTTCAAACTTCTCCTTTGTCATGCGCGATGATCCGCGCAGTTCTTGAGGAGCAACCGCCAAGCACGCTCGGCTCGAGTTTTGTCGAATTGAGCGTCGAACAAATCTCTTGCGTTTTGGCCATAACGCGCACATTTGGCGGTGTCTTTCGCGAGCGAACGAATAATCTCTGCAGCTGATTCGGCTTGGCCTAGTGGAACGGCAAATCCACAATTCGACTCGCGTAGTATTCGAGGGACTTCTCCCTCTGTATCGCCTAGATAAAGTGTTGGTCGCCCTGCGGCGGCAATTCCATAAAATTTGCTAGGAACGATCAGCCCTTCGAGTGATGGCTGTAGCGAGATAAGATGGAGATCCGGAACACAAAGACTGAGGTGCAGCTGTTCACGAGGTTGGTAGGGTTTAAACACCACGTTAGTCAGGCCCTTCTGGACAAGCGCTCCTCTCAACCAATCGTGTTGAGCTCCGCCTCCGATGAATACGAATATGATGTGGTTCTCATTTCGGAGCAACTGCACCACATCTAGGATCGTTTTGAAGTCATGTGCCCTACCGAAGTTTCCCGAGTACCCAACCACAAAGCGATGTTGCAGGTTCCACTCACGCCTGAGTTCGTTGTGTTCTCGATCAATGGGACGAATGGCCTGTCCATCCGCCCAATTGTGAATAACTTGAATGTTCTCGGCAGGAATGCCCTCTCTTTCCAGCCTGAGCTGCATTTGCTTGCCGATCACGACATTCCATTTGGCAGACAAGAGAGACCAATTTCGAAGAGATCGCAGGCTCCAGAAGAACTTTCCCGCCCGTCCACCGAGCAAGCTTGAGACAACTTCGGGAAATAAGTCCTGAATCCAATTGACCAGAAGTGCACCCCGGAGTCGAGTCACCATTGCAGCGAGAACCGAGATCAACGGCGGGTCGGTTTTGGCCACGATGACATCGTCTTTTTTCGTCAGTGCGAGTAAACTCCAGAGGGCACTTGCGTAAAACGTGGCATAGTCGAGCGTCCGGCCAGGTAAGTGCCGCCGGCCGAACATGGTGGACCAGACGCGAACGACACGGACGCCTTGCTCGTTGGCTCTTGCGGGGTAGAGCGCCAGTGGGTTGTCGTAGGTTTGCCGGCTTGTCACGACAGCAACCTCATACCCCGCTTCTGCGAGGTGAACCGTCACGTCCGTCAACAATTGACTCGTTGCAGAGTGATCAGGAAAAAAAAAACGATTGACGAAAACGATCTTCATCTTCTACTTGTGAGCTGTTGAGGAATCATTGTCGAGAACACAAGCTCCTCTCTCGAGACGCTGCAACTCATAACAGCAGGCATCGACGTAAAATCTAAACCAAAACCCCTGTAACCCGTGATAGATCAACCCAGGAGTGCCGTCAAGAAACCCGCCTCTGATCACGTATCGAGTGACGAAATAGAGAAGCGCTCGAAAAAACATGGGCATCCTTGAATAGAGGCTTGATCGCAGCCACCGCCTTCTCTCAATGGGCGATCCGATCAATTTGGCTTGAACGGCAACCGACGCGTCCCTTCCCGGCCCCTTGAACAGTTCGCGGGCTTCCATTTGTGCCCACTTATTGTGCCGCGCAGTCCATGAAAAGAGGGATGTGGCGGTCAGTTCGAGTAAATCTGCTTCTATGAGGGCAGTGCGGCCTTCGACGAGGAAATGCTGGTCATATTCCCGGTCTTCACAACGGCCGGATTGCCTTCGAAAGACTCTGCAGTGGTACGTGGGATACAGGCCACCGTGGACAATTGGTTTTCCGAAAAAGATGATTTTTCGTCGGACCATATATCCCGCGTAATCCTGTGTCGAATGCGACCTCCCGGCAAACAGTTCACCAAGTCGAGCAGCAAGTTCCGGCGATACTCGTTCATCAGCGTCGATATGAAATACCCATTCATGCGACAGCGGCACATTATTCTGTGCCCAATTTCTCTGGTGTGAGTAGTTTTGGAAAGGATGCGTAAGGACTTTCGCCCCGTACTTGCTGACAATGTCCAATGTCCGATCCGTGCTTCCCGAATCGACAACAAAGATCTCCTGCGCCCATGAAACAATACTTTCCAAACATGGCCCAATATTCTGCTCTTCATTGAATGTAAGAACGATGACGGATAGGGGCAATTTCTCTGGTGACATTCGTTTTCTCTGTGAATACAAGCAGTGTGTTGGCAGGAAACTGACCTGCTCAATTGGCCTTGACAGAAGACCGGCCACTCAGTTTATGCGCGTATGTTGCTGACAGGGTTCCATTCACTTGGGCGGGTTACCCTCCAGGTTACCTGCCACCA contains these protein-coding regions:
- a CDS encoding glycosyltransferase family 4 protein, giving the protein MKIVFVNRFFFPDHSATSQLLTDVTVHLAEAGYEVAVVTSRQTYDNPLALYPARANEQGVRVVRVWSTMFGRRHLPGRTLDYATFYASALWSLLALTKKDDVIVAKTDPPLISVLAAMVTRLRGALLVNWIQDLFPEVVSSLLGGRAGKFFWSLRSLRNWSLLSAKWNVVIGKQMQLRLEREGIPAENIQVIHNWADGQAIRPIDREHNELRREWNLQHRFVVGYSGNFGRAHDFKTILDVVQLLRNENHIIFVFIGGGAQHDWLRGALVQKGLTNVVFKPYQPREQLHLSLCVPDLHLISLQPSLEGLIVPSKFYGIAAAGRPTLYLGDTEGEVPRILRESNCGFAVPLGQAESAAEIIRSLAKDTAKCARYGQNARDLFDAQFDKTRAERAWRLLLKNCADHRA
- a CDS encoding glycosyltransferase family 2 protein, whose product is MSPEKLPLSVIVLTFNEEQNIGPCLESIVSWAQEIFVVDSGSTDRTLDIVSKYGAKVLTHPFQNYSHQRNWAQNNVPLSHEWVFHIDADERVSPELAARLGELFAGRSHSTQDYAGYMVRRKIIFFGKPIVHGGLYPTYHCRVFRRQSGRCEDREYDQHFLVEGRTALIEADLLELTATSLFSWTARHNKWAQMEARELFKGPGRDASVAVQAKLIGSPIERRRWLRSSLYSRMPMFFRALLYFVTRYVIRGGFLDGTPGLIYHGLQGFWFRFYVDACCYELQRLERGACVLDNDSSTAHK